AAGAATAGAATTTATTGCATATTACTAAGTATCTACTGTCTCTGAATTGAGATGCTTGAAGTCTTATTTCAGAATTATGACTGTTGTTGAGTACAGAAAATTAAAAAGGGCCTGAACACTTACATAATTTCCGTGTTCTCACAGTGTGGCCCACTTGGGATGATTTCAATATTGTTCATGTTTGTTGGATGGATGAACTTGGAGGTTGTTTTTATACACTGGCAGCGTAGATTCAATCCTGTTCCTCCGATTGATGCGGCTGTAAATTAAAGAAATTGCA
This sequence is a window from Chiloscyllium plagiosum isolate BGI_BamShark_2017 unplaced genomic scaffold, ASM401019v2 scaf_58950, whole genome shotgun sequence. Protein-coding genes within it:
- the LOC122545460 gene encoding interleukin-8-like, whose amino-acid sequence is FTAASIGGTGLNLRCQCIKTTSKFIHPTNMNNIEIIPSGPHCENTEIIASLKSKDRVCLDPTAHWLKKVLNKMMKKSK